In the genome of Dermatobacter hominis, the window CTGCGCGTCGCGCAGGTCGCCGAGCAGCCGCCCGAACCACTGGAGCTCGGCGCGCACGTGGTCGATCCTCGGCCGGTCGAGGAACGGCCGGAGCGATCGCAGGTCGCTGCGCAGCCGGCGCGTCGCCACCCTGGCGTGGTGCACGACCTCGACCTCGGGCTGCCACGGCTCCTGGTCGGCCGGGGCGGCGCCGGCGATCCCGGCGCCGACCGTGGGCACGCGGGACAGGTCGTCGCGGAGGAGGGGGTCGTGCGCGACCAGCGTCCGCACCGGACCGACGACCGCGGCCCGGAGCACGTCGTGCAGCGACGACCGCCGCCGCAGCGCGACCGGGTCGGGCGCCGACGGACGGCCGGGGCCGAGCGCCTGCTCGAGCTTGTTGGCGGCGGCCGACGGGGTCAGCCCGGCGTCGCCGGCCCAGCCCGCGATCGCGTCGAGCAGCTCGTCGTCCCCGGTCGACTCGACCTCCAGCTGGTGGAACCGGTCGGTCCGCCCGTCGACCTCGACGGTGACCTCGTCGCGGTCGATGCGGGCCCCGGGCTCGTGGCCGGGGCGGCCCCCGGGACGGGCGAGCTCGGTCGAGGTCCGGACGGTCGTCAGGCGCGCGACGCGCTCGAGGTGCTCGTGGGCGGCGAGCCCGGTGACCACCTCGACCACGCGTGCCGGCGGCGTCGAGGGGTCACCCGGGACGTCGATCTCGACGCGCGAGCGGGCGCCCGGGGTGCCCTTCGCGTCGGCCGGGACGGGCACCTTGACGGTCCAGCCGTCCTCGCTGCCGTCGCTCGCGTGGCGGTGGCGGACGGTGACGCCCCACGCCCGCAGGCGGCCCGACGGTGTGTCCCAGTACTCCGCGACAAGCGTCGCCGAGCGGGCCGGACCGGCGGCGGCCACGTCGTCGTCGACGTCCACCGGGGCCCCGGGGCCGAGGTCGAACTTCAGCTCCCGCTCCGTTCCCATGCCCCATCACTACCCCAACACGGTGCGCACGGGGTCTACGGCGTACCATTTCGGGAGGTCGGTGCGTTGGGGTGCCGGCCGTGGGGCAACGGGCGACGGGGCGATCGTCGCCGCTGGAGGGACGACGTGGACCGCACGAGGGGCACCCGTACGACGATCGGCGCGGTCGTGGTCGCATTGGCGGCGCTGGCCGTCGCCTGCGCCCCCGCACCGGGCGGCCCGCCCGCGACGACGGCGCCGACCGACCCCGTCGCGCCGGTGGTCGACGCGTTCTCGGTCGCGGCACCCCGGACCGAGGCACCGGTCACCGCCACCTTCCGGTGGCGCATCAGCGACGCCAACGGCGACCCGCTCACCTGCGCCTTCGACCTCGACGGCGACTCGGTGGCCGAGCGCACGGTCTCACCGTGCCCCGCGCAGGGCGACCTGCTCCTGCAGTACCGCACGCCCGGCACGATCACCCCCACGCTGACCGTGAGCGACGGCGCCCTGTCCTCGGCGCCGGCCGCGACCGGCCCGATCTCGGTCACGCCCGGGCCGTCGGAGCCCTTCGACATCACGCTGACGATCGACCCGGCGATGGCGCCCGAGTACCGGGCTGCGTTCGAGGCCGCGGCGGCGCGCTGGGAGCAGGTGATCGTCGACGGCTGGAACCCGGAGCCGCTCTCGATCGCCGAGGGCTTGTTCGGCTGGGTGCCGGCGTTCGACGGCAACGTCGACGACGTGCTCATCGCCGCCCGGGCGCCCTACCTCGACGGCCCGCTCGGGCTGCTCGGCCAGGCGGGCGCGATCGGCAAGCGGGCCAGCACCGCTGAGCCGTACTTCGGGATCATGGAGTTCGACTCCGCCGACCTCGAGCGCTTCGCCCAGAACGGCCGGCTCAACGACCTGGTCCTGCACGAGATGGGCCACATCCTCGGGATCGGCTTCAACTGGGTGGGCGAGGGGCGGGTCGACGACCTGCTCACCGACCCGACCTACAACGGTCCGGCCGCCAACGCCGCCTGGCACGAGCTCGGCGGCACGGGTCAGGTGCCGGTCGAGGACGGCGGCGGCGTCGGGACGTTCGCCGCCCACTGGCGGGAGTCGACCTTCGACTCCGAGCTCATGACCGGCTACAGCGACGGCGACGAGCGGATGAGCCGGGTCACGATCGGCGCCCTGGCCGACCGCGGCTACGGGGTCGACCTCGACCAGGCCGATCCGTACCAGCTGCCCGGCGCCGGTCTCGGGGCGGGTCTGCGGGCGGCGCCGTGGCCGCACCAGCACACCGTCCCGGTCGAGCCCTTGCCCGACGCACTCCTGAAGGGCTGAGCCGGCGCCACGGCCGCGGGGTCCCCGGACACGACCGGGTGGGCCTGGCCTCAGGCGTTCTGGACGGTCCGGGCGAGGATGCCGAGGGTGGCGCGCAGCGCGCCCTCGGAGATCACCGGGAAGATGCCCGCCTCGCGCCACTCCGGCGTGATGTCGGACCAGTCGTAGTAGCTCGTGGCGATCGTGGTGCCGGGCTCCTCGCCCGGCTCCAGCCGGTAGCCGTAGACGTGGCCGATGTTGAGCTGGCCCTCGATCTTCCAGGCGATCTCCCGGTCGGGCTCGAACGTCACGATCCGGATCGTGACGTCGTACAGGCCGAGCGGGTAGTCGTTGAGCGCCTCGCGGTCCATGTGGACCACGAACGTGTCGTCGACCGCGGTCACGACGTCGCCGTCGGCGCTCATCAGCATCCCCGAGCTGTCGATCGCCACGTGGCCCTGCGGGTCGCTGAGCACGGCGAAGACGGCGGCGGGGTCGGCCTGGATCGTGCGGGCCACCTCGATCCGTTCGGCGGGGGCGGCGTCGTTCGGAGCGTCGTTCACATCGGCAGACATGCCCCCAGCCTGCACGACGCAGACGCGCCGTGTCGGCGTTCCCGTCAGGTGGGCAGCGACACGCCGCGCTCGGCGGCGTAGGCGTCGAGCGTGGCGAGGTGCACGTCCCGCTGGGTGGGCGACAGCCACGCGACCTCGAACGCGTTGCGGGCGAGCTGCAGGACCTCCGACGTCGACAGGTCCGCCGCGCCGGCGAGCGCCAGGAAGTTCTCGGTGATGTAGGTCCCGAAGTACGACGGGTCGTCGGAGTTGCAGGTGACGCGGACGCCCGATCGGAGCAGGTCCGAGATCGGGCCGGCCTTCATGTCGCCGGTCACGAACTCGTTCGAGATCGGACAGCAGGTGAAGCCGATGCCGCGCTGGCGCGCCAGGTCGACGAGGGTTGGGTCCTCGACGATGTTGGTCCCGTGGTCGATCCGGTCGACGCCGATGTCGTGCAGCGCCTGGCGGATGTGGTCGATCGAGCCGGGCTGGTCGATGTCGCAGTGGCTCGTGACGAGGAAGCCCTCCTGGCGCGCCCGGGCGAACACTTCGGCGAACTTCGACGGCGGGTTGTCCCGTTCGTCGGAGTCGAGCCCGACGGCGATGATCCACTCCTTGTAGGGGAGCGCCTCCATCAGCGTCGCCATCGCGTACTCGGGCTGCATGTCGCGCAGGAAGCACATGATCAGCCGGGTCGTCATGCCGAGCTCACGCTCGGCGGTGATGCACGCCCGTCGATAGCCGCTGATCACGGTGTCGAACGGGACGCCCCGGCTCGTGTGCGCCTGCGGGTCGAAGAACATCTCGGCGTGGACCACGCCCTGCGAGCGGGCCTTGGTGAGGTAGGCGAGTGCGAGGTCGTGGAAGTCGTCCGCCGTCACGAGCACCCGCATCGCCGGGTAGTAGATCGTGAGGAACGCCGTCAGCGACTCGAGCCGGTACGTGGCGCGGATCTCCTCGACGGTCTTCTCGGGCAGCTCGATGCCGTTGCGCTCCGCCAGCGCCATCTTCAGCTCGGGCTCGAGCGTGCCCTCGAGGTGGACGTGCAGCTCCGCCTTGGGCAGCCCCTCGATGAACGCGGCCAGCTCGGGGTCCACGCCGCCTGCGGTGCTCGGGTCGGTGAGGTCGATCGACATGGGCCGACCGTATGCCCGGCTCCGGCCCCTGCCCAGCGCGCGCGTGACGTGTTCAAGCGCTGTTCACACGCCGCGCCCGGCCGGGGTAGGTGGTCGGGTCATGACGTCGAGCGGTGACGATCGGAGCCGGGCGTTGGCTCGGCGGCTGCGGGCGCACGGCCTGGACCGGCGCAGCGCCGAGGACGACGTCGCCGTGGTCGGCTGCGGGTTCCAGGACGCCGGCGAGGGCACCGCTCCGGCGTCGCTCGCGCTGCGGGTCGGAGCCGACGCCCTCGTGGACGCCGATGACCCCGCCGGTGCGCCGCTGGACCGGCGCTGGGCGGTCGCGATGACGCTGCGAGGCGTCCCGCACCTGCACCGCCGAGCCGACCTGCCGTCCCTCCGGGCGGCGATGGCGACCACCGACCGGGACGACCTCGAGGCGGTGTGCGGGCCGCTGCCCGACGGCGTGGACGACGTCGAGGACACGGTGGGCGAGGTGGCCGCCGCGCTCCAGGAGGCGATCGGCGAGGGCGACCGCACGAAGGCGGAGCTGTCCCGTGCCGGCAGCGCCGGGCTCCGTCCCGTGCTGGTGCCGCACTGCGAGCGGTGCGGCACCGCCCACGTCATCGACGGGCTCTTCCGCCTGGCCACCCTGCGGGCCGGGCTGGAGCTCGTGGCCGGTGCCCGGACCCAGACGTTCCGGCGCTGGCGTGACGTGACGGACGACCCGGGCCCGGAGCCGCCGCACCCTCGGACGGTGGCCGCCGCTCGCACCCGCCTCGTCGGGGCGGCGACCGCGTCGGCCGCACCGTGGGACCGGGACCAGCTGGCCGCCTGGATCGGCTGGCACCCGCGCTCGGTCGTCGCAGCGATGGAGGGCGACGGCACGCCGCCGCCCCGGTCCCGCTCGCTGCGACGGCACGCCCGACTGCTCCCGGCCCGCGACCCCTGGCTGCGGGGGAGCGACCGGGACCTGCTGCTCGGTCGCCACGCCGACCGTCGTGGCGACGTCTTCCGGTCGCTCGGCGCCCCCGGGGTCGTGCTGGTCGACGGCGAGGTCGTCGGCACGTGGCGGCAGCGGAAGGCCGGGCGCCGCCTCCGGGTCGAGCTCGACGCGTGGCGGCGGCTGACGGCGGACGACCGCGACGAGCTCGACGAGGACGCCGCAGTGGTGGCCCGCGCCAGGGGGCTGGCGCCGCCCGACGGGATCGCCGGCTAGCCCTTCTCCCTCCAACGGCGCTCGAACGGGAGCCGCCAGGTGTGCGGGGCGATCATCGAGTGCATCGCCGTCGGACCCCACGACCCGCGCCGGTACAGGTGCACCGCCGGCGGATCGTCGAGCAGCGGCTGCGACACCTCCCAGAGGCGCTCGATGCCCTCGGCGCTCGTGAACAGCGTCTGGTCGCCGTGCATCGCGTCGTAGATGAGGCGCTCGTAGGCCTCGAGAACGTGCTCCTCGTCCTCGGTCTCCTGGAGGGCGAACTGCAGGCTCAGCTTGTCGAGCACCATGCCGGGCCCCGGGCGCTTGCCGTAGAAGGACAGCGAGAGCTTGGGCGAGTCCGACAGGTCGAAGGTCAGGTGGTCGGGTCCGTAGCTGCTGACGTTCGACTCGGCGGGGAACATGCTGCGCGGCGGTTCCTTGAAGGCCACCGACACGATGCGGGCCCCCTCGGCCATCTCCTTGCCGGTCCGCAGGTAGAACGGCACGCCGGCCCAGCGCCAGTTGTCGATCTCGCAGCGGAGCGCGACGAACGTCTCGGTCTCGGAGTCGTCCGCCACGCCCGGGGTGTCGCGGTAGCCCTCGTACTGGCCCCGGGTGACGCACTGCGCGTCGAGCGGGAGCATCGAGCGGAAGACCTGGTCCTTCTCCTCGTTGATCGCGTCGGGCTCGAGCGCGGTCGGCGGCTCCATGGCGACGAACGCCAGGATCTGGAAAAGGTGGGTGACGACCATGTCCCGGAACGCCCCGGCCGAGTCGTAGGTCGTGCCCCGGGAGCCGACCGACAGCGTCTCGGGCACGTCGATCTGCACGTGGTCGATGAGCTGGCGGTTCCAGATCGGCTCGAACAGGCCGTTGGCGAACCGGAAGGCGAGGATGTTGAGCGCCGCCTCCTTGCCGAGGAAGTGGTCGATGCGGAAGACCTGCTCCGGGTCGAAGATCTCGTTGACCGTCGCGTTGAGCGCCCGCGACGTCTCGAGGTCGAAGCCGAACGGCTTCTCCATGACGATCCGGGCGCCGTGGTTGAGCCCGGTGGCGCCGAGCGTGCGCACCACGTCGGGCGCCGCCGCCGGCGGGATGCTGAGGTAGTGGAGCAGCCGGCACTCGCCGTCGAGCTGCGACTCCATCTCCCGCACCCTGGTGACGAGCCCCGACGCGCCGGCCGACATCGGGACGTAGCCGAGCTCGGCCGAGAACGCCTGCCAGTCGTCGGGGTCGACGCCGCCGCGCACGAAGTCGCGGGCGGCGTCGAGCGCCATCTCCCGGAACCCGTCGTCGTCGAGGTCCTCCACCGAGGTGCCGAGGATCCGCGTCTCGGGGAGCATGCCCGCCCGGTGGAGTCGGAAGAGGCCGGGCAGCAGCTTGCGGCGGGCCAGGTCACCGGTCGCGCCGAACAGCACGATGACGTGGGGGTGCACGCCTCGCCCCAGCGGCGCCGAGCGCGTGGGAGCCGTCAGCGTCGCGCCGTCGAAGTGCGGTCGAGGTGCGCCGTCGGCGGGCGCGGTGGGGTCCAGGGCGGTCACATACCCACGCTCCGGAAGGGGTGTTACGGCGATGTTGCCCCGGGAGGGAGAATCCGTGAACCGGGCGCCGGGACCGCGAGGCGGCGCGCTCGCGCCGGTACGATCCGCGCCGTGGCGACGGGTGGTGCGAGTTCCTGGTCCAGACGGGCACGCCGGCGAGACGACGGGAGCGAGCTGTGCTTCCGGACCGTCCACGGCTACCAGCGGGCCTACCGGATGGCGGGCTCCGGTCCGCCGATCCTGCTGATCCACGGCATCGGCGACGAGTCGAGCAGCTGGATGCCGGTGCTGCCCGCGCTGGCCGAGCGCCACACGGTCATCGCCCCCGACCTGCTCGGGCACGGATCGTCGGACAAGCCCCGTGCCGACTACTCGGTCGCGGCGTTCTCGAACGGCATGCGCGACCTGCTCGACGTGCTCGACGTCGATCGTGTGACCGTGGTGGGTCACTCGCTCGGCGGGGGTGTGGCCGCGCAGCTGGCCTACCAGTACCCGGAGCGCGTCGAGCGGCTCGTGCTGATCGGCACCGGCGGCGTCGGGCGTGAGGTCAGCCCCGTGCTGCGGGCCGCGGCGGCACCGCTGTCGGAGCTCGGGATGGCGCCGCTCATGGTCCCCGGCGCCAACGAGGTCGTCGGCGCGGTGCTCGGCGTGCTCGGCCGGCTGGGCCTCGACATCGGCCGGGACGCTGGGGAGGTGGCTCGGGTCCTGCGGGGCATGCCCGACCGGCGCCAGCGGGCTGCGTTCGGCCGCACGCTGCGGGCCGTCGTCGACCGGCGGGGACAGCTCGTCACGATGCTCGACCGCGCCTACCTCGCCGAGTCGATGCCCGTGCTCCTGGCCTGGGGCGACCACGACGGGATCATCCCGGTCGAGCACGCGCAGCGGGCGCACGAGGCCATGCCCGGCAGCCGGTTGTCGATCTACGAGGGCGCCGGGCACTTCCCGCACCACGCCGATCCGGACCGCTTCGTCGCGGAGCTGAACGCCTTCGTCGACGAGACCCGGCCCTACCTGTCCGACCGACGGGCCCGGCGGCGGCTCCTCCTGCAGGGACCGGGCGGCGTCGCCGTCGACGAGCCCGAGGAGCCGGCGCTCCTCGGCTGACCGCCCCCGGTCCCCTGCGAGAACTCCGAGGGCCGTTCGAGAAACGTGTCAGGAGACCCTCACATCCCGATGTCGGGCGCCGATGGGAGGGCGTGGCACGACGAGAGACGACCAGCGCAGTCCTGGCCTCCGGAGGGAGGCTCCCGGTCCTGGTGATGCGGCGCGACGAGCACGACGCCGCCGTGATGACCCGGCACCTGCGGCACTCCAACCGGCTCGACGTGTCGGTGGTCCGACCTCCCGACCTGGTCCGCACGCCGTTGCGGTGGCCCGAGGACCCGAGGATCGTGCCGCTCGCGCTGTGCGTCCTGTTCCGCGACCGCCCGTCCACCGTCGCGGCGGCCGAGCGGCTGGTCCACCACGTCGGCGAGGTGCCGGTCATCGGCGTGCTCGACGTGCCGTACCCCGACGCCGAGACCGCCGACATGGCCGCCGACCTCGTCGGTGCCGGCGTGGAGGACGTGGTCGACATCGACCACCTCACGCCGCTCGTCCTGGAGCAGATCGTGGTCGCGGCGATCGACCGCCGGGTGTCCGGCGTGCTGCACCTCGGCGACTCGATGCCGCTCCCCGGCGGCGTCGCCACCCGCGCCATCGGCTGACGTCGTCGACCACGGCCGGGGGCGCCGTCGCGATCTCAGGACGGTGGCGCGGTTCGGATAGCCTGCGTCGGACTTCCCTGGGGGCCGCCAGCGGGAGCGCCCTCCAGCCCCGGACCCATGGGTCCAGCCCCGGTCCCACGGGGTCTCGTCAGACGCAGGAGAAGCAGTGCTCCAACTGACCGAGGAACACCAGCTGTTCCGCCAGACCGCGCGCGAGGTCGTCGAGAAGGAGATCGACGCGTACGCCGACGACTGGGAGCGCGCCGGGGACTTCCCGGCCCACCAGCTCTTCCGGCGCTTCGGCGAGCTCGGCCTCCTGGGCGTCGAGTACGACCCGGCCTACGGCGGCGGGGGAGCGGACCACTCGTTCACGATGATCCTCGGCGAGGAGCTCGGGCGGGCCGCCTCGCTCGGCGTCTCGATGGCCATCACGGTCCAGACCGACATGGCCACGCCCGCGCTGCACCGGTTCGGCACGCACGAGCTGAAGGAGCGGTACCTGCGCCCGGCGATCGCCGGCGAGCACGTCGCGGCGATCGGCGTCTCCGAACCCGACGCCGGCTCCGACGTCGCCGGCCTTCGCACCCGGGCCGTGCGCGACGGCGACGAGTGGGTGATCAACGGCACCAAGCTCTGGATCACGAACGGCACCCAGGCCGACTGGATCTGCCTGCTGTGCCGCACCTCCGACGAGGGCGGCTATCGCGGCATGTCGCAGGTGATCGTGCCGACCGACGTGGATGGCTTCTCGGTCAGCCGCAAGCTCGACAAGCTCGGCATGCGGGCGTCCGACACCGCCGAGCTGAGCTTCGACGACGTGCGGGTGCCGGTGTCGAACACGATCGGCGAGATCGGTCGCGGGTTCCAGCAGCAGATGGCCCAGTTCCAGAACGAGCGCATGATCGCGGCGTACCAGATGGTCGGCGCCACCGAGCTCGCCCTCGAGCGGACGATCGCCTACCTGAAGGAGCGCCAGGCCTTCGGCGCCCCCCTGCTGGCCAACCAGTCGCTGCAGTACGAGCTGGCCGACATCGCAGCCGACCTCGACATGGCCCGCCACCACAACTGGGCCGCCGTCGCCGCGGCCCTCCAGGGCGAGGACATCACCCGACAGGCCACCGTCGCCAAGCTGAAGACCGCCCGCCTCGCCCGGCGCATGGCCGACGTGGCCGTGCAGTTCCACGGAGGCATGGGCTACGTCGAGGAGAACTGGCCGGCCCGCTTCTTCCGTGACACCCGCCTGTGGTCCATCGGGGGAGGTGCGGACGAGGTCATGCTCCGCACCCTCGCCCGCATGAACGGCATCGTCGGCGACTGAGCCTTCGCGAAGTGTCCGTCGTACGACGCAAGGACCGCGTCCACCCGGCCAAGGTGGGCGCAGGCGGGGCAGCGCTCGCGCTGGGCGCGCTCGGGGTGGTGTTCGGCGACATCGGGACGAGCCCGCTGTACGCCTTCCGCGAGACGTTCGAGCACCACCACATCCCGGTGGACCGGGCCAACGTGATCGGGGCCTGCTCCCTGGTGCTGTGGTCGATGATCCTCATCGTCACGGTCAAGTACGTGGTGTTCATCCTCCGGGCGGACAACCACGGGGAGGGCGGCATCCTCGCCCTCACCACGCTGGTCGTGGGCGACCGCAAGAAGGTCACCGGCGTCATGGCGACGCTCCTCCTGCTCGGCCTGTTCGGCATGGCGCTGCTCTACGGGGACGGCGTGATCACCCCGGCCATCTCGGTGCTGTCGGCGACCGAGGGCCTCGAGGTCGCGAACGAGTCGTTCGCCGCGTGGGTGCTGCCGCTCGCCGTCGTGATCCTCATCGGCCTGTTCGCGATCCAGAACCGGGGGACGGGCACGGTCGGCAAGCTCTTCGGGCCGATCATGTTCATCTGGTTCGCGGTGCTGACGGTCCTGGGCATCAGCCGGATCGTGGACGACCTGTCGATCTTCGAGGCGGTCAACCCGGTCCACGCCGCCGAGTACCTGACCAGCAACGGCTTCGACGGCTTCCTGTCCCTGGGCTCGGTCTTCCTGGTCGTCACCGGCGGCGAGGCGCTGTACGCGGACCTCGGCCACTTCGGCCGCCGGCCCATCCGCATGGCGTGGTTCGCGGTGGCGTTCCCGGCGCTGACGCTGAACTACTTCGGCCAGGGCGCGCTGCTGCTCGACGAGCCCGAGGCGATCTCGAACCCGTTCTTCCTGATGGGCCCCCAGTGGGCCCGTTGGCCGCTGGTGGTGCTGGCGACGTTCGCAGCGATCATCGCCTCGCAGGCGCTGATCTCCGGCGCCTTCTCGATGACCGTCCAGGCGATGCAGCTCGACTACCTGCCCCGCATGACCGTGCGCCACACCTCCGCCGACCACGTCGGCCAGGTGTACCTCCCGCTGCTCAACTGGCTGCTCGCCGCAGGCTGCATCGGGCTGGTGCTCGGCTTCCAGCAGTCCTCCGCGCTGGCGGCGGCGTACGGGATCGCGGTGACCGCCACGATGTTCGTGACGACGCTGCTCTTCTACAAGCTGCTCCGGCTGAACTGGGGCTGGACCGCACCGCGCGCACTGGCGCTGTGCCTGCCGCTCGGCGCCCTGGAGCTCGGCTTCTTCGGCGCCAACGTCTTCAAGATCCCCGCGGGCGGCTGGTTCCCGCTCCTCGTGGGCGCGCTGATCATGATCGCCATGACCACGTGGCGGACGGGCCGGCGGGTGGTGGCCGAGCGCCTCAGCGTCGGCCGCGTGCCGATCAAGGACTTCATCGCCCGCCTTCCCGAGGACATCGCCCGGGCACCGGGGACGGCCGTGTTCATGTTCCGCGGCGACGGCGTCGCGCCGCCGTCGCTGCTGGCCAACACGAAGCACAACCGGGTCCTGCACCGTCGGGTGATCCTGCTGTCGGTCGTGACCGCCGCGGAGCCCTACGTGCCGGAGTCGGACCGCGTCGAGATCGAGGAGTTCGGCCGCGGCCTCTGCCAGATCACGCTGCACCACGGCTTCATGGAGGAGCTCAGCGTCCCGCAGGCCATCGACCGGCTCGAGATCGGCGGCGCCGAGCTCGACGTCAACGACGTCACCTTCTTCCTCGGACGGGAGA includes:
- a CDS encoding DNA glycosylase AlkZ-like family protein, translated to MTSSGDDRSRALARRLRAHGLDRRSAEDDVAVVGCGFQDAGEGTAPASLALRVGADALVDADDPAGAPLDRRWAVAMTLRGVPHLHRRADLPSLRAAMATTDRDDLEAVCGPLPDGVDDVEDTVGEVAAALQEAIGEGDRTKAELSRAGSAGLRPVLVPHCERCGTAHVIDGLFRLATLRAGLELVAGARTQTFRRWRDVTDDPGPEPPHPRTVAAARTRLVGAATASAAPWDRDQLAAWIGWHPRSVVAAMEGDGTPPPRSRSLRRHARLLPARDPWLRGSDRDLLLGRHADRRGDVFRSLGAPGVVLVDGEVVGTWRQRKAGRRLRVELDAWRRLTADDRDELDEDAAVVARARGLAPPDGIAG
- a CDS encoding CYTH and CHAD domain-containing protein; the encoded protein is MGTERELKFDLGPGAPVDVDDDVAAAGPARSATLVAEYWDTPSGRLRAWGVTVRHRHASDGSEDGWTVKVPVPADAKGTPGARSRVEIDVPGDPSTPPARVVEVVTGLAAHEHLERVARLTTVRTSTELARPGGRPGHEPGARIDRDEVTVEVDGRTDRFHQLEVESTGDDELLDAIAGWAGDAGLTPSAAANKLEQALGPGRPSAPDPVALRRRSSLHDVLRAAVVGPVRTLVAHDPLLRDDLSRVPTVGAGIAGAAPADQEPWQPEVEVVHHARVATRRLRSDLRSLRPFLDRPRIDHVRAELQWFGRLLGDLRDAQVLRQRLRPWGRTHPFVARLDQQLALHGRRLASAMGGDRYRALVEELLDAASDLPVREGVDTSVRARDALQDRNRWAWRRLRDAATEAGEAPGGTAAADEAVHEVRKAAKRARYLAELSAPVLGHDARRAASRLEDLQDLLGSRQDAVALQRWIERYVTVEGSGLDAPTAFRAGELHMAARLDPARTQDWHPVWDRARKRRPSTW
- a CDS encoding alpha/beta fold hydrolase, with the translated sequence MATGGASSWSRRARRRDDGSELCFRTVHGYQRAYRMAGSGPPILLIHGIGDESSSWMPVLPALAERHTVIAPDLLGHGSSDKPRADYSVAAFSNGMRDLLDVLDVDRVTVVGHSLGGGVAAQLAYQYPERVERLVLIGTGGVGREVSPVLRAAAAPLSELGMAPLMVPGANEVVGAVLGVLGRLGLDIGRDAGEVARVLRGMPDRRQRAAFGRTLRAVVDRRGQLVTMLDRAYLAESMPVLLAWGDHDGIIPVEHAQRAHEAMPGSRLSIYEGAGHFPHHADPDRFVAELNAFVDETRPYLSDRRARRRLLLQGPGGVAVDEPEEPALLG
- the add gene encoding adenosine deaminase; translation: MSIDLTDPSTAGGVDPELAAFIEGLPKAELHVHLEGTLEPELKMALAERNGIELPEKTVEEIRATYRLESLTAFLTIYYPAMRVLVTADDFHDLALAYLTKARSQGVVHAEMFFDPQAHTSRGVPFDTVISGYRRACITAERELGMTTRLIMCFLRDMQPEYAMATLMEALPYKEWIIAVGLDSDERDNPPSKFAEVFARARQEGFLVTSHCDIDQPGSIDHIRQALHDIGVDRIDHGTNIVEDPTLVDLARQRGIGFTCCPISNEFVTGDMKAGPISDLLRSGVRVTCNSDDPSYFGTYITENFLALAGAADLSTSEVLQLARNAFEVAWLSPTQRDVHLATLDAYAAERGVSLPT
- a CDS encoding acyl-CoA dehydrogenase family protein, translating into MLQLTEEHQLFRQTAREVVEKEIDAYADDWERAGDFPAHQLFRRFGELGLLGVEYDPAYGGGGADHSFTMILGEELGRAASLGVSMAITVQTDMATPALHRFGTHELKERYLRPAIAGEHVAAIGVSEPDAGSDVAGLRTRAVRDGDEWVINGTKLWITNGTQADWICLLCRTSDEGGYRGMSQVIVPTDVDGFSVSRKLDKLGMRASDTAELSFDDVRVPVSNTIGEIGRGFQQQMAQFQNERMIAAYQMVGATELALERTIAYLKERQAFGAPLLANQSLQYELADIAADLDMARHHNWAAVAAALQGEDITRQATVAKLKTARLARRMADVAVQFHGGMGYVEENWPARFFRDTRLWSIGGGADEVMLRTLARMNGIVGD
- a CDS encoding leishmanolysin-related zinc metalloendopeptidase; this translates as MDRTRGTRTTIGAVVVALAALAVACAPAPGGPPATTAPTDPVAPVVDAFSVAAPRTEAPVTATFRWRISDANGDPLTCAFDLDGDSVAERTVSPCPAQGDLLLQYRTPGTITPTLTVSDGALSSAPAATGPISVTPGPSEPFDITLTIDPAMAPEYRAAFEAAAARWEQVIVDGWNPEPLSIAEGLFGWVPAFDGNVDDVLIAARAPYLDGPLGLLGQAGAIGKRASTAEPYFGIMEFDSADLERFAQNGRLNDLVLHEMGHILGIGFNWVGEGRVDDLLTDPTYNGPAANAAWHELGGTGQVPVEDGGGVGTFAAHWRESTFDSELMTGYSDGDERMSRVTIGALADRGYGVDLDQADPYQLPGAGLGAGLRAAPWPHQHTVPVEPLPDALLKG
- the zwf gene encoding glucose-6-phosphate dehydrogenase, which encodes MTAPTRSAPLGRGVHPHVIVLFGATGDLARRKLLPGLFRLHRAGMLPETRILGTSVEDLDDDGFREMALDAARDFVRGGVDPDDWQAFSAELGYVPMSAGASGLVTRVREMESQLDGECRLLHYLSIPPAAAPDVVRTLGATGLNHGARIVMEKPFGFDLETSRALNATVNEIFDPEQVFRIDHFLGKEAALNILAFRFANGLFEPIWNRQLIDHVQIDVPETLSVGSRGTTYDSAGAFRDMVVTHLFQILAFVAMEPPTALEPDAINEEKDQVFRSMLPLDAQCVTRGQYEGYRDTPGVADDSETETFVALRCEIDNWRWAGVPFYLRTGKEMAEGARIVSVAFKEPPRSMFPAESNVSSYGPDHLTFDLSDSPKLSLSFYGKRPGPGMVLDKLSLQFALQETEDEEHVLEAYERLIYDAMHGDQTLFTSAEGIERLWEVSQPLLDDPPAVHLYRRGSWGPTAMHSMIAPHTWRLPFERRWREKG
- a CDS encoding SRPBCC family protein, producing MSADVNDAPNDAAPAERIEVARTIQADPAAVFAVLSDPQGHVAIDSSGMLMSADGDVVTAVDDTFVVHMDREALNDYPLGLYDVTIRIVTFEPDREIAWKIEGQLNIGHVYGYRLEPGEEPGTTIATSYYDWSDITPEWREAGIFPVISEGALRATLGILARTVQNA
- a CDS encoding potassium transporter Kup gives rise to the protein MSVVRRKDRVHPAKVGAGGAALALGALGVVFGDIGTSPLYAFRETFEHHHIPVDRANVIGACSLVLWSMILIVTVKYVVFILRADNHGEGGILALTTLVVGDRKKVTGVMATLLLLGLFGMALLYGDGVITPAISVLSATEGLEVANESFAAWVLPLAVVILIGLFAIQNRGTGTVGKLFGPIMFIWFAVLTVLGISRIVDDLSIFEAVNPVHAAEYLTSNGFDGFLSLGSVFLVVTGGEALYADLGHFGRRPIRMAWFAVAFPALTLNYFGQGALLLDEPEAISNPFFLMGPQWARWPLVVLATFAAIIASQALISGAFSMTVQAMQLDYLPRMTVRHTSADHVGQVYLPLLNWLLAAGCIGLVLGFQQSSALAAAYGIAVTATMFVTTLLFYKLLRLNWGWTAPRALALCLPLGALELGFFGANVFKIPAGGWFPLLVGALIMIAMTTWRTGRRVVAERLSVGRVPIKDFIARLPEDIARAPGTAVFMFRGDGVAPPSLLANTKHNRVLHRRVILLSVVTAAEPYVPESDRVEIEEFGRGLCQITLHHGFMEELSVPQAIDRLEIGGAELDVNDVTFFLGRETVIPSEIVSMAPWRERLFAFMLRAAASASRFFKLPPEQVVEVGSQVEI